A single window of Halobacillus naozhouensis DNA harbors:
- a CDS encoding ROK family protein → MKIGAIEAGGTKFVCAIGNEEGQVFEKTVIPTQYPDITMPAVCQFFKGKGIERMGIGSFGPIDVNEQSDSYGTIQETPKTDWVDFPLVQRLTEELAVPVKVDTDVNVAALSEAAWGNATDVDSCLYITVGTGIGAGAMVNGATLKGLSHPEMGHIAIKRHEEDSFDGTCPYHGDCLEGMAAGPALEKRWGKAGKELANDEKVWEIEAYYLAQALVNYIYILSPERIIMGGGVMQQEHLFGLVRNQVVDMLAGYVSSPLLSPEHIDDYIVPPGLTDEAGIKGALLLAANS, encoded by the coding sequence ATGAAAATAGGAGCGATTGAAGCAGGCGGTACGAAGTTTGTGTGCGCCATCGGCAATGAAGAAGGGCAAGTTTTTGAAAAGACAGTCATTCCGACTCAATACCCTGACATTACGATGCCGGCGGTGTGCCAGTTTTTCAAAGGCAAAGGAATTGAACGAATGGGAATCGGCAGTTTCGGGCCGATAGATGTAAATGAACAGAGCGACAGTTATGGGACCATCCAGGAGACACCGAAGACCGATTGGGTGGATTTCCCGCTCGTCCAACGTCTGACCGAGGAATTAGCTGTCCCAGTGAAGGTCGATACAGACGTAAATGTGGCCGCATTATCAGAGGCGGCATGGGGAAATGCCACAGATGTGGATTCGTGTCTTTATATTACAGTTGGGACAGGTATCGGGGCTGGCGCAATGGTGAACGGAGCTACGTTAAAGGGACTTTCACATCCAGAAATGGGCCATATTGCAATCAAGCGCCATGAGGAAGATTCATTTGATGGTACATGCCCTTATCACGGTGATTGCTTAGAAGGGATGGCAGCCGGACCTGCACTTGAGAAACGCTGGGGAAAAGCAGGTAAAGAATTGGCTAATGATGAAAAAGTGTGGGAAATCGAAGCGTATTATTTAGCTCAGGCTCTCGTGAATTACATTTACATTCTATCCCCAGAGCGGATTATTATGGGTGGAGGTGTCATGCAGCAGGAGCATCTCTTTGGCCTGGTTCGTAACCAAGTAGTGGACATGCTGGCGGGCTATGTCAGCTCACCATTGTTGTCCCCGGAGCATATTGATGATTATATTGTTCCGCCGGGCTTGACGGACGAAGCTGGGATTAAGGGAGCACTTTTACTAGCGGCAAACTCATAA
- a CDS encoding sucrose-6-phosphate hydrolase, which yields MSNDRRLREQADTAIETHQEIVKQDPYRQAFHMSPPVGLLNDPNGWIQWKGTYHLYFQWMPFHTGHGAKFWGHFSSDNLVEWKLEPTALTPSDWFDQSGCYSGSAIDYDGKMKIYYTGNVKDENGQRETYQCSAESVNGIEFVKNGVEIELPQGYTPHFRDPKVWKHGDHWYMVIGAQTEDLYGCVVLFESEDAKEWGFRGELSHSAGKEFGYLGYMWECPDLFTLNGQDVLLFSPQGVEADGINYNNLYQTGYVVGKLDYQQAQFQHNRFEELDRGFEFYAPQTTCDDKGRRLLVGWMGCPDQEEKAQPTHRYHWVHCMTIPRELSLENDKLIQRPVTELTDLRTVQRYDEQVAEKGIFELDRVSEMQIDGPIEEVNLLNYARLVYERDSGLLTLLRPALNGTVESRSCRLPQGVNQLQLYIDRSSVEIFVNDGEEVFTSRMFADTEARTVEVKIEVSTTANVKVWSLRDDVIHF from the coding sequence ATGAGCAATGATCGAAGGTTAAGAGAACAAGCAGATACAGCTATCGAAACACATCAGGAAATCGTGAAGCAGGATCCTTACAGGCAGGCGTTTCACATGTCTCCACCAGTCGGACTGCTCAATGACCCGAACGGCTGGATCCAGTGGAAGGGTACGTATCATCTATACTTTCAATGGATGCCGTTTCACACAGGGCACGGTGCCAAGTTCTGGGGCCATTTCAGTTCCGACAATCTAGTGGAATGGAAACTGGAACCGACCGCCCTGACGCCGAGTGACTGGTTTGATCAAAGCGGCTGCTACTCAGGCAGTGCGATTGATTATGACGGGAAAATGAAAATCTATTATACTGGAAATGTGAAAGATGAAAACGGTCAACGGGAAACCTATCAATGCTCGGCTGAATCGGTCAATGGCATCGAGTTTGTTAAAAATGGTGTTGAGATTGAATTGCCGCAAGGGTACACGCCGCATTTCCGTGATCCAAAAGTGTGGAAGCATGGCGACCATTGGTACATGGTGATTGGTGCACAGACCGAGGATCTCTATGGATGTGTTGTTCTGTTTGAATCAGAGGATGCGAAGGAATGGGGGTTCAGAGGAGAATTGTCACATTCAGCGGGAAAAGAATTCGGATATCTCGGTTACATGTGGGAATGTCCCGACCTGTTTACTTTGAACGGGCAAGATGTGCTTCTCTTTTCCCCACAAGGCGTCGAAGCTGATGGTATCAATTATAATAATCTTTATCAGACAGGCTATGTTGTAGGAAAACTAGATTACCAGCAAGCGCAATTTCAGCATAACCGGTTTGAAGAACTTGACCGTGGCTTTGAATTTTATGCTCCGCAGACAACGTGTGACGACAAAGGCAGACGCCTGTTAGTTGGCTGGATGGGGTGTCCGGATCAGGAAGAAAAGGCGCAGCCGACACACCGCTACCATTGGGTTCACTGTATGACGATTCCGAGAGAGTTAAGTCTTGAAAACGACAAATTGATCCAGCGTCCAGTGACAGAACTAACAGATTTGCGAACCGTGCAACGGTATGATGAGCAGGTTGCGGAAAAAGGTATTTTTGAACTGGACAGGGTGTCTGAAATGCAAATAGACGGGCCTATTGAAGAGGTCAACCTGTTGAACTACGCACGGTTGGTTTACGAACGAGATAGTGGGCTGCTGACACTCTTGCGCCCTGCCCTCAATGGGACGGTTGAATCGCGCAGCTGTAGACTGCCGCAAGGAGTGAACCAGTTGCAGCTATACATCGATCGGTCCTCTGTTGAAATTTTCGTAAATGACGGAGAAGAAGTGTTTACGTCACGCATGTTTGCTGACACAGAAGCACGAACAGTTGAAGTGAAAATAGAAGTATCTACTACTGCGAATGTGAAGGTTTGGAGTTTGAGAGACGATGTGATTCATTTTTAA
- a CDS encoding sucrose-specific PTS transporter subunit IIBC has translation MASNSEIAKQVIESVGGEDNIQSIAHCATRLRIMVHDREQVNVEAVEQIDKVKGAFYNSGQYQIIFGTGTVNRIYEEVTNQGVTGTSKSEMKEETAKQGNAFQRAIRTFGDVFVPIIPVLVATGLFMGLRGLLTQETVLAWFGLVPDDISENFLLFTQVLTDTAFVFLPALVAWSTFRVFGGTPIIGLVLGLMLVSPSLPNAWAVAGGTAEPIYFLGFIPVIGYQGSVLPAFFAGIVGAKFERWCRKRVPEALDLIVTPFLVLLVMIVLSLMVLGPILHLVENWIFSGTLALLGLPFGLSGLIIGFFNQIIVITGVHHIFNFLEIQLLENLGYNPFNPIVTGAIAAQGGAALAVGVKTQSKKLKALAFPSSISAFLGITEPAIFGVNLRYGKPFIMGLIGGGISGFLAAILELKATGMAITVIPGTLLYLNEQIFYYLLVNIVAIGVAFVLTYMFGFSDKDHNINEK, from the coding sequence ATGGCTAGTAATTCTGAAATTGCTAAGCAGGTTATTGAGTCAGTTGGTGGAGAGGACAACATCCAATCGATTGCCCACTGTGCTACACGACTGCGGATTATGGTGCATGACCGTGAACAAGTTAACGTGGAAGCCGTTGAGCAAATCGATAAAGTGAAAGGTGCCTTTTACAACTCTGGTCAGTATCAGATTATTTTTGGCACAGGGACAGTGAATCGGATTTATGAAGAAGTAACTAATCAAGGAGTCACTGGTACATCAAAGTCGGAGATGAAAGAGGAAACAGCTAAGCAGGGAAACGCTTTTCAACGAGCGATTCGTACGTTTGGTGATGTGTTTGTTCCGATCATTCCCGTGCTGGTCGCCACGGGTTTATTCATGGGTCTTCGAGGCCTCCTCACGCAAGAAACTGTACTAGCGTGGTTTGGTTTAGTGCCTGATGATATTTCAGAAAACTTCCTCCTGTTTACACAAGTGTTAACAGATACAGCCTTTGTGTTCTTGCCAGCTCTCGTGGCTTGGTCCACATTCAGAGTGTTCGGCGGGACACCGATTATTGGACTGGTACTCGGGCTTATGCTTGTTTCCCCGTCATTACCCAATGCCTGGGCAGTAGCAGGTGGAACAGCAGAACCGATTTATTTTCTAGGCTTTATTCCCGTCATTGGTTATCAGGGATCAGTTTTACCAGCGTTTTTTGCCGGAATTGTAGGGGCTAAATTTGAAAGATGGTGCCGGAAGCGTGTACCAGAAGCACTGGATCTGATCGTAACACCATTTCTAGTGCTGCTTGTGATGATTGTGCTGTCTCTTATGGTTCTTGGCCCGATCTTACACTTAGTAGAAAATTGGATTTTCTCAGGAACACTTGCACTGCTAGGTCTTCCATTTGGATTAAGTGGACTCATTATCGGGTTTTTTAATCAAATCATTGTCATCACAGGTGTCCACCATATATTCAACTTTTTAGAAATCCAATTGCTTGAAAACTTAGGCTACAACCCATTTAATCCTATTGTTACAGGTGCTATCGCGGCCCAAGGTGGCGCAGCCTTAGCTGTTGGTGTGAAAACACAGTCTAAAAAGTTAAAAGCGCTCGCCTTTCCCTCATCCATCTCTGCCTTTCTCGGTATTACGGAGCCAGCGATCTTTGGTGTCAACTTACGTTATGGCAAACCGTTCATAATGGGGCTGATCGGGGGAGGTATCAGCGGTTTCCTGGCTGCTATTCTAGAACTTAAAGCAACAGGGATGGCCATTACAGTTATCCCGGGAACACTGCTTTACTTGAATGAGCAAATTTTCTATTACTTGCTTGTTAATATTGTAGCCATTGGCGTGGCCTTTGTCTTAACATACATGTTCGGGTTTAGTGATAAGGATCATAATATAAACGAGAAGTAG
- a CDS encoding LacI family DNA-binding transcriptional regulator produces the protein MTTINDIAKMANVSRTTVSRVLNNSGYASEEVRKRILRIVEETGYMPIVSAKSLRTKKSGVIGVILPKISTETSSRVVGGINEVLSRENFQILLTDTELDREKEIEYVRLLKSRQVDGIILLSTNVNDRLIRAISETNLPFISLGQELPGFPSVVYDDYNAAVDMTNMLVQNRYQRIAFIGVGEDDPAVGGLRKQAYIETLEKNGLSMEERLMAVGDFSIESGYEGMKAILKQCGKDVPDAVFVVTDRMAIGAMEYLKEQGYRIPEDIAVAGIGASALSKYVTPSLTTIEYHNKEAGRKAAGILLAQMKNQQIENKIVQNYRLIRRDSV, from the coding sequence ATGACGACAATTAATGACATCGCAAAAATGGCTAACGTATCACGCACGACGGTTTCCCGGGTTCTGAACAACAGTGGATACGCCAGCGAAGAAGTGAGAAAAAGAATTCTTAGAATTGTGGAAGAAACAGGATATATGCCAATCGTTTCAGCGAAGTCGTTGCGGACGAAAAAGTCCGGGGTCATCGGTGTGATTCTTCCTAAAATCAGCACAGAAACGTCAAGTCGCGTGGTAGGTGGAATTAATGAAGTGTTATCCAGGGAAAATTTTCAAATTTTACTGACGGATACAGAACTGGATAGGGAAAAAGAAATTGAATATGTACGCTTGCTAAAAAGCAGGCAGGTAGACGGCATTATTTTGCTTTCTACGAATGTGAATGATCGATTGATTCGAGCTATTAGTGAAACCAACTTGCCGTTTATTTCACTTGGGCAAGAGCTCCCCGGTTTTCCTTCCGTTGTTTACGATGATTACAATGCTGCCGTAGATATGACAAATATGCTAGTTCAAAATAGATACCAGCGTATTGCCTTTATCGGAGTCGGCGAAGATGATCCGGCTGTTGGCGGGTTGAGGAAGCAGGCTTATATCGAGACGCTTGAGAAGAACGGATTATCTATGGAGGAGCGTTTGATGGCGGTTGGTGATTTTAGTATTGAATCAGGTTATGAAGGAATGAAGGCAATCCTCAAGCAGTGCGGGAAAGATGTGCCTGATGCTGTATTTGTCGTAACGGATCGGATGGCAATTGGGGCGATGGAATACTTAAAGGAGCAGGGGTACCGTATCCCGGAAGACATCGCTGTTGCTGGTATTGGCGCTTCAGCTTTATCCAAGTATGTTACACCATCGCTTACCACGATTGAATATCATAATAAGGAGGCGGGAAGGAAAGCTGCGGGGATCCTGCTGGCGCAAATGAAAAATCAACAAATAGAAAATAAAATTGTGCAGAACTATAGACTGATTCGGAGAGATAGTGTATAG